A genomic stretch from Kribbella amoyensis includes:
- a CDS encoding C40 family peptidase: MSTGKTGRALLSGVLAVSLAGSTALITVPAQADPKPPVIPSQSQVDAAKRAAAGKAAQVAAIEGRLAAANTRLQQLGRSAGIAAERYNGAVYRLQQAKTEAAAAAARAQKAAVTLAEQRRQIGRFAAASYQGGGDLATLGPLFSANGPQQVLDSAGAARSVSQAMQGSYLRFTATQVVSNAFKAQADQSVVKVKAAADEAAKAKAAAEAAQANQAAAVAAIGAERKTQINQLAALRNTSYQVAEQRQRGLEERARQRAAALAKKKAEELRKRIAAREAAERAREAAAERAREERERREEAAKNQQTGTKPPKKKKPKPHRPGGGGGSSTRGGVSAVLDFALSQLGDPYVWAAAGPDSWDCSGLTMKAWAKAGVRLPHYSVAQYEQVRHISEDELRPGDLIFWAETAGDPGTIFHVALYLGDGRMVHAPRTGRPVTIDSVYYWETPDFFGRP, translated from the coding sequence GTGAGCACTGGGAAGACCGGCAGAGCGCTGCTCTCCGGTGTGCTCGCCGTCTCGCTGGCCGGTTCTACGGCCCTGATCACTGTTCCGGCCCAGGCCGATCCGAAGCCACCGGTCATCCCCTCGCAGTCCCAGGTGGACGCGGCGAAGCGGGCGGCCGCCGGCAAGGCAGCGCAGGTGGCGGCGATCGAAGGCCGGTTGGCCGCGGCCAACACCCGGCTCCAGCAGCTCGGCCGGTCGGCCGGGATCGCGGCCGAGCGGTACAACGGCGCGGTGTACCGGTTGCAGCAGGCAAAGACCGAGGCGGCCGCCGCGGCCGCCCGGGCCCAGAAGGCGGCGGTGACGCTCGCCGAGCAGCGCCGCCAGATCGGCCGGTTCGCGGCCGCGTCGTACCAGGGCGGTGGTGACCTGGCCACGCTCGGGCCGCTGTTCTCCGCGAACGGCCCGCAGCAGGTGCTCGACTCGGCCGGTGCGGCCCGGTCGGTGTCCCAGGCGATGCAGGGCTCGTACCTGCGCTTCACCGCGACCCAGGTGGTCAGCAATGCGTTCAAGGCGCAGGCGGACCAGTCCGTGGTGAAGGTGAAGGCGGCCGCCGACGAGGCCGCCAAGGCGAAGGCCGCGGCCGAGGCGGCGCAGGCCAACCAGGCCGCCGCCGTGGCCGCGATCGGCGCCGAGCGCAAGACCCAGATCAACCAGCTGGCGGCGTTGCGCAACACGTCGTACCAGGTGGCCGAGCAGCGTCAGCGGGGACTCGAGGAGCGTGCGCGCCAGCGAGCCGCCGCCCTGGCGAAGAAGAAGGCGGAGGAACTGCGCAAGCGGATCGCCGCCCGGGAGGCCGCCGAACGCGCCCGCGAAGCCGCCGCCGAGCGGGCCCGCGAGGAGCGGGAACGACGCGAGGAAGCGGCGAAGAACCAGCAGACCGGGACCAAGCCGCCCAAGAAGAAGAAGCCGAAGCCGCATCGGCCGGGCGGCGGCGGTGGTTCGTCGACGCGCGGCGGCGTGTCCGCGGTACTCGACTTCGCGCTGTCGCAGCTGGGCGACCCGTACGTGTGGGCCGCGGCCGGTCCGGACTCGTGGGACTGCTCAGGCCTGACGATGAAGGCCTGGGCGAAGGCCGGGGTTCGGCTGCCGCACTACAGCGTCGCGCAGTACGAGCAGGTCCGGCACATCTCCGAGGACGAGCTGCGCCCGGGTGACCTGATCTTCTGGGCCGAGACCGCCGGCGACCCGGGCACGATCTTCCACGTCGCGCTGTACCTCGGCGACGGCCGGATGGTGCACGCGCCGCGCACCGGCCGCCCGGTCACCATCGACAGCGTCTACTACTGGGAGACGCCGGACTTCTTCGGCCGGCCCTGA